A part of Thermocrinis albus DSM 14484 genomic DNA contains:
- a CDS encoding efflux RND transporter periplasmic adaptor subunit, giving the protein MKRGKLGLLSLFFLLMGCQKSKPVTESKGLTPRIQVVEEMRVPDTLDVVALVQPDKEGTVQISAKVQGILQDIKVKVGDQVRKGQILATLKSPDMADLYWQMAALRTQVEHAWRLYQVKKELYEAGAVPKLELMEAEQNYKVLKAQLSGLEKKLSYYGGGSGSSIITAPVDGVVYEIKAQPGEMVSPDRVILSVADPNRILLALQIPQDRDVSLQKGQRVKLILAGRSLEGVVQYVGNVVNPDTKSYSVYVKPLCSDCAFRINQLLSVKIQTGERSLLVIPSDALLYKDGKFYVLAWQKNQITPVQVRFVSSLSNNRVAVEGLPAGSEVIREAINWEKP; this is encoded by the coding sequence ATGAAAAGAGGAAAGTTGGGTCTTCTATCCCTCTTCTTTCTCTTGATGGGTTGCCAAAAATCTAAGCCTGTTACTGAAAGTAAAGGGCTGACACCCCGGATCCAAGTGGTGGAGGAGATGCGTGTACCGGACACACTGGATGTTGTAGCACTGGTACAACCCGATAAGGAAGGTACAGTCCAGATAAGTGCAAAGGTTCAGGGGATTCTCCAAGACATAAAGGTGAAGGTAGGTGATCAGGTAAGGAAAGGTCAGATACTAGCCACTCTTAAGAGTCCTGATATGGCAGATCTCTACTGGCAGATGGCGGCTCTGAGGACACAGGTGGAACACGCATGGCGCCTCTACCAAGTAAAAAAGGAGCTCTACGAAGCTGGAGCGGTACCAAAACTGGAACTTATGGAGGCAGAACAAAATTACAAAGTACTAAAAGCGCAACTTTCCGGATTGGAAAAGAAACTGAGTTATTACGGAGGAGGATCAGGGAGCTCCATCATAACGGCCCCCGTTGATGGTGTTGTTTATGAGATAAAGGCACAACCCGGTGAGATGGTATCACCCGATAGGGTGATACTGAGTGTAGCGGATCCTAACCGTATTCTGCTGGCTCTTCAGATACCTCAAGACAGAGACGTATCTTTACAAAAGGGACAGAGGGTAAAACTGATACTTGCTGGAAGATCTTTGGAAGGTGTGGTGCAGTATGTGGGTAATGTGGTGAATCCTGACACCAAATCCTACAGTGTTTATGTAAAACCTCTATGTTCTGATTGCGCTTTTAGAATAAATCAACTCCTCAGTGTGAAAATACAGACAGGAGAAAGGTCCTTGTTGGTTATCCCCTCTGATGCTCTCCTTTACAAGGATGGAAAGTTTTATGTTCTTGCATGGCAGAAGAATCAGATCACACCTGTGCAGGTAAGATTTGTTTCCTCCCTTTCCAACAACAGAGTGGCTGTAGAAGGTCTTCCTGCAGGTAGTGAGGTGATACGCGAGGCCATAAACTGGGAGAAACCATGA
- a CDS encoding efflux RND transporter permease subunit → MMVRWILFVWDNARTVLILWVIVVLGALLALKSLNVEAFPDPSPPIVEVVAIYPGRSAEEVEKLITLPLEIAFSGMRGLERINSISLYSLCDIKLKFSYDIPYREARQEVINRLSTVSLPDNVQPQIIPNPLGEVMRYVVEGPADLMTLRTIQDWVVARYIKTAYGVEDVASYGGFIKAYVVDLIPEKMLAYGVSFQDVVNALSRSNSSAGGVPTQIGKQQLVVLGSGLIKSLDDIKKVVVGLKGNVPITLDQVAYVRVGNLPRTGIVGLNRKDDVVMGVVILRKDAKSIPAIRSIREKIEQLNKYILPSGFRVIPFYERGKLVDEVIHKVTWIALEGILLVFVTTLLLLGSWVSALAVALTVPISLVVALGVLSLQGESVNFLSIAAIDFGIIADIPILFMENYLRIRGSKPAGLSALTKSTVEVGPLLILSLLFILIAFIPVFLMSGAERQIFFPMVKTYLLAIGTCLILTFTFLIAVLRFFAKKDSLKSPFFWIYLENLYEKVLRKLLSTKHTLWLVMIGLLAILTVVLMMRTGFEFIPTMDEGNIYMRVIFPYSISLEQTYENAKRIRDLLLTVPEIKTVEFQVGRPEDGTDPTGPFNSEYFIDLKPYSQWRDGLNKKDLEEEIRQKVASLFPYADISVSQYIQDNLAEAMSGVKGENSLKIFGDDLYTLDKLAMQAKSLLQKVDGLEEVGVFRELGQPYLRIEVDRQRASSYGINAQDVTDLVAAALGGKEVTQVMEGDKRFSLLVSLPEEYRNNIEKIKNIPLFTPSGYSVPLSSVADIKLTEGPSFIYRENYKRYIPIKFDISSKDKVGTVRKAQELLSKYLHLPEGYRLEWSGQWEEFVKFVKRLSLSGSVALFLLLLLLFSYLRSIKNALLVMVGVLMAAFGSVLSLYVAGITVNVSAMVGFVSILGITLLNISIMMNHYHQLLKLGMEKEEACITTAKEKLRSVVLSGFVASAGLLPSALSHGVGTQIQKPLAVVVVGGMLVTTFLTLTLVPPLLKLSDAQG, encoded by the coding sequence ATGATGGTAAGGTGGATCCTCTTCGTATGGGACAACGCCCGTACTGTCTTGATCCTTTGGGTGATAGTGGTGTTAGGTGCTTTGCTAGCTCTCAAAAGTCTCAACGTGGAAGCATTTCCGGATCCTTCACCCCCCATAGTGGAAGTAGTGGCCATATATCCCGGCAGATCGGCGGAGGAGGTAGAAAAACTGATCACTCTCCCCTTGGAAATAGCTTTCTCGGGTATGCGCGGGCTTGAGAGAATAAACTCCATCTCCCTTTACAGCCTATGTGATATAAAACTGAAGTTCTCTTACGATATACCCTACCGAGAGGCAAGACAGGAGGTTATAAACCGTCTTTCCACCGTGTCCTTACCCGATAACGTGCAGCCTCAGATAATTCCCAACCCACTGGGAGAGGTGATGCGGTACGTAGTGGAGGGTCCTGCCGATCTCATGACTTTACGAACCATACAGGACTGGGTGGTGGCACGTTATATAAAGACAGCTTACGGAGTGGAAGATGTAGCCAGTTACGGAGGTTTTATAAAAGCTTATGTGGTGGATCTCATACCGGAGAAAATGCTGGCATACGGTGTTTCCTTTCAGGATGTGGTTAACGCTCTTTCTAGATCCAACAGCAGTGCCGGTGGAGTACCTACGCAGATAGGAAAACAACAGTTGGTGGTGTTAGGATCCGGTCTTATAAAAAGCCTCGATGACATAAAAAAGGTGGTTGTTGGTTTGAAGGGTAATGTTCCCATCACACTGGATCAGGTTGCTTATGTACGAGTTGGTAACTTGCCCAGAACCGGCATAGTGGGTCTTAACAGAAAGGACGATGTGGTTATGGGGGTCGTGATTCTACGCAAGGATGCCAAAAGTATACCTGCCATAAGATCCATAAGAGAAAAGATAGAGCAGCTCAACAAGTACATACTGCCCTCAGGTTTTCGGGTAATTCCCTTCTACGAGAGAGGTAAGTTGGTGGACGAGGTTATCCACAAGGTAACATGGATAGCGCTGGAAGGTATTCTGCTAGTGTTTGTGACCACTCTCCTCCTTTTGGGAAGCTGGGTCTCTGCTTTAGCAGTGGCCCTTACTGTGCCTATATCTCTGGTGGTGGCTTTAGGTGTTCTGTCACTCCAAGGAGAGTCGGTAAACTTCCTTTCCATAGCGGCTATAGATTTCGGCATCATAGCAGATATTCCCATACTGTTCATGGAGAACTACCTAAGAATAAGAGGTTCGAAACCGGCAGGTTTGTCTGCGCTTACCAAATCCACCGTTGAGGTTGGTCCTCTCCTCATACTTTCTCTTCTTTTCATACTTATAGCTTTCATTCCTGTCTTTCTTATGAGTGGTGCAGAAAGACAGATCTTCTTTCCTATGGTAAAAACCTACCTCCTTGCCATAGGTACGTGTCTTATTCTTACCTTCACTTTTCTCATAGCTGTTCTGCGCTTTTTTGCCAAAAAGGACTCCTTAAAGTCACCCTTCTTCTGGATTTATCTGGAAAATTTGTACGAAAAAGTTCTCAGAAAGCTCCTTTCTACAAAGCATACCTTGTGGTTAGTCATGATAGGCCTCCTGGCTATTCTCACAGTGGTGTTGATGATGCGCACAGGCTTTGAGTTTATACCCACAATGGACGAAGGTAACATCTACATGCGCGTCATATTCCCATATTCTATATCCTTAGAGCAGACTTACGAAAACGCGAAACGCATAAGGGACCTTCTCCTCACCGTGCCGGAGATAAAAACCGTGGAGTTTCAGGTGGGAAGACCCGAGGATGGCACCGATCCTACAGGACCTTTTAACTCTGAGTACTTTATAGATCTTAAACCTTACTCTCAGTGGAGGGATGGCCTAAACAAAAAGGACCTGGAAGAGGAGATAAGACAGAAGGTGGCATCCCTCTTCCCCTACGCAGATATTAGCGTGTCCCAGTACATACAGGATAACTTGGCAGAGGCTATGTCCGGTGTTAAGGGAGAAAACTCCCTGAAGATCTTTGGCGACGATCTCTATACCTTAGATAAGTTAGCTATGCAGGCCAAAAGTCTCCTTCAAAAGGTGGATGGGCTAGAAGAAGTAGGTGTGTTCAGAGAACTGGGACAGCCCTATCTCAGGATAGAGGTGGACCGTCAGCGGGCGTCCTCTTATGGAATAAACGCTCAGGACGTTACAGATCTGGTGGCCGCGGCGTTAGGGGGTAAGGAGGTGACCCAAGTGATGGAGGGAGACAAACGATTCTCTCTTCTTGTATCCTTACCGGAAGAGTACAGAAACAACATAGAGAAGATAAAAAACATCCCTCTGTTTACTCCGTCGGGTTATTCTGTGCCTCTCTCCAGCGTTGCAGATATAAAACTGACCGAAGGACCCTCCTTCATCTACAGGGAGAACTACAAAAGGTACATCCCTATAAAGTTTGATATATCTTCTAAGGACAAGGTGGGTACTGTCAGAAAGGCTCAGGAGCTCCTCAGCAAATATCTGCACCTACCGGAAGGTTACCGTCTGGAGTGGTCCGGTCAGTGGGAGGAGTTTGTTAAATTTGTTAAAAGACTTTCTCTCTCCGGTAGCGTAGCCCTCTTTTTATTACTCCTTCTGCTATTCTCTTACCTTCGATCCATAAAGAACGCTCTTTTGGTGATGGTGGGTGTACTTATGGCGGCTTTTGGTTCTGTACTCAGTCTTTACGTGGCAGGTATAACGGTGAACGTATCTGCCATGGTGGGTTTTGTGTCCATCTTGGGTATAACTTTACTTAATATATCCATAATGATGAATCACTATCACCAACTTTTGAAGTTGGGGATGGAAAAGGAGGAGGCTTGTATCACAACGGCAAAGGAAAAGTTGCGCAGTGTTGTACTGAGTGGATTTGTAGCTTCTGCAGGACTTCTGCCTTCAGCTCTGTCTCATGGAGTAGGCACCCAGATACAGAAACCTCTGGCTGTGGTGGTGGTGGGTGGAATGCTGGTAACCACCTTCCTTACTCTCACTTTAGTGCCACCTCTCCTGAAGCTTAGCGATGCGCAGGGTTAA
- a CDS encoding response regulator transcription factor — protein MRPKVFVVEDDIDLLETVVHYLEEEGFQAEGFRDGSSFIRRIRDDVPHLVLLDVMLPDHDGFSLARYLKTNPATKSVPIVFITVKGMEDDRLKGFELGADDYITKPFSLRELLARIRAVLRRSGHLKSEGIYQLGELQIDTQKMEVRRGKEKIYLTPTEFKILECLLENYGRPVSREYLIEAVLKKDVYDRTIDVHVKNLREKLGKEGQAIRTVRGIGYKIEL, from the coding sequence ATGAGGCCTAAAGTGTTTGTGGTGGAAGATGATATAGATCTCTTAGAAACTGTAGTGCATTACTTGGAAGAGGAAGGGTTTCAGGCAGAAGGTTTCAGAGATGGCTCCTCCTTCATCAGAAGGATCAGGGATGATGTCCCTCACCTCGTACTTCTGGACGTTATGTTACCCGATCACGATGGGTTCAGCTTGGCAAGGTACCTTAAAACAAATCCGGCCACCAAGTCGGTCCCTATCGTGTTTATCACCGTAAAAGGTATGGAGGACGACCGACTGAAGGGTTTTGAGTTGGGTGCCGATGACTACATAACAAAACCCTTCTCCCTCAGGGAGCTTTTGGCCAGAATACGTGCCGTACTGAGGCGCTCGGGCCACTTGAAAAGTGAGGGTATATACCAGTTGGGTGAGCTACAGATAGACACCCAGAAGATGGAGGTAAGGAGAGGTAAAGAGAAGATATACCTTACACCTACAGAGTTTAAAATCTTGGAATGTCTTCTTGAAAACTACGGTAGGCCTGTGAGCAGAGAGTATCTTATAGAAGCTGTACTTAAAAAGGATGTGTATGACAGGACTATAGACGTCCATGTGAAGAATCTTAGGGAAAAGCTGGGAAAAGAGGGGCAGGCCATAAGAACCGTCAGAGGCATAGGTTACAAAATAGAGTTATGA
- the oadA gene encoding sodium-extruding oxaloacetate decarboxylase subunit alpha — MRKIEITDVSLRDGIQSLLATRVRTEDMLPIISILDKCGFWSLEVWGGATFDVCLRYLKEDPWERLRKFKEHTPNTRLEMLLRGQNIVGYRHYPDDVVEAFVKKAYDNGIEVFRIFDALNDTRNLRKAIETAKKVGAVVKGVLSYTISPVHTVEYYLRVAKELVDMGVDILSIKDQAGILSPKMAHDLVSALKSEFPHYPVHLHTQTTADLAQMAQLKGIEAGADMIDTVFYSLSCQTSHPPGETMIYVLRELGYRVDVDEKLYKKAGDMFVEVRKKYKKFDLLPPYPDVGVLTHQVPGGMITNFINQLREQGMEDKLPEVLEEVVRVREDLGYPPLVTPTSQIVGTQAFLNVLHGERYKVVTKETKDYVKGLYGKPPAPVKEEILKKILGDEEPIYHIRPADLLEPELEKVREEALKAGARSEEDILSYALFPMIAKEYFQWRESYEKGEAVSPEVELSQEEREKIPVEFVITVHGEQYHVQIAGRGEPTQEGKSFFIRLDGRLEEVIIKPLREVSAVTTPYGEIYGGEEVKPKRPRPVGVGDVTSPISGKVVSIKVSVGQEVKEGDVLFTVEAMKMENEVHSPVDGVVEEILAVPGEVVNPDEVVIKIKPKI, encoded by the coding sequence ATGCGCAAGATAGAGATAACGGATGTATCTCTGAGGGATGGCATCCAAAGTCTTTTGGCCACACGGGTAAGAACTGAGGATATGTTACCTATCATAAGCATTCTGGATAAGTGTGGTTTTTGGTCGCTGGAAGTTTGGGGAGGTGCCACCTTTGACGTGTGTCTGAGGTACCTAAAGGAAGATCCTTGGGAGAGGTTAAGAAAGTTCAAAGAGCACACACCTAACACACGCTTGGAGATGCTTCTAAGAGGACAGAATATAGTAGGTTACAGACATTACCCAGACGATGTGGTGGAAGCCTTTGTAAAGAAAGCTTATGATAACGGTATAGAGGTTTTCAGAATATTTGATGCTCTTAACGATACTAGGAACTTACGTAAAGCGATAGAAACCGCTAAGAAGGTAGGCGCTGTTGTTAAGGGTGTTCTCTCTTACACCATAAGCCCGGTCCATACGGTGGAGTATTACCTGCGTGTAGCCAAAGAACTGGTAGATATGGGAGTTGACATACTGAGCATAAAGGATCAGGCCGGGATTTTGTCTCCCAAGATGGCTCATGATCTGGTGTCTGCTCTGAAGTCTGAGTTTCCCCATTACCCTGTGCATCTTCACACCCAAACCACAGCGGACCTTGCCCAGATGGCACAGCTCAAAGGGATAGAGGCAGGAGCAGATATGATAGATACCGTTTTTTACTCCCTCTCCTGTCAGACATCCCACCCTCCCGGTGAGACGATGATATATGTACTGAGGGAACTGGGATACCGTGTGGATGTGGACGAGAAACTGTATAAGAAGGCGGGTGATATGTTTGTGGAAGTGAGGAAAAAGTACAAGAAGTTTGACCTTTTGCCTCCGTATCCTGATGTAGGAGTGCTCACCCACCAGGTACCTGGAGGTATGATAACCAACTTTATAAACCAGCTGAGAGAACAGGGTATGGAAGATAAACTACCGGAAGTTTTAGAGGAAGTGGTGAGGGTAAGAGAAGACTTAGGATACCCTCCCTTGGTAACACCCACCAGCCAGATTGTAGGTACACAAGCCTTCCTTAACGTGCTGCATGGCGAACGTTACAAGGTGGTTACGAAGGAAACTAAGGATTACGTGAAGGGGCTTTACGGTAAACCTCCTGCACCTGTAAAGGAAGAAATACTCAAAAAGATTTTGGGAGACGAAGAGCCCATATACCACATAAGACCTGCAGATCTTTTGGAGCCTGAGCTGGAAAAGGTGAGGGAAGAAGCTCTGAAAGCTGGTGCGCGCAGTGAGGAGGATATACTCTCCTACGCGCTGTTTCCCATGATAGCTAAAGAGTACTTCCAGTGGAGAGAGAGCTACGAAAAAGGAGAAGCTGTAAGCCCAGAGGTGGAACTTTCTCAAGAAGAGAGGGAAAAGATACCTGTGGAGTTTGTGATAACCGTTCACGGTGAGCAGTACCATGTGCAGATAGCGGGTAGAGGCGAACCCACTCAAGAAGGTAAATCCTTCTTCATAAGACTGGACGGTAGACTTGAGGAGGTTATCATAAAGCCTCTTCGGGAGGTAAGCGCTGTTACCACACCTTACGGAGAGATATACGGTGGAGAGGAAGTAAAACCCAAGCGCCCCAGACCTGTGGGTGTAGGGGATGTAACATCTCCCATATCGGGTAAGGTGGTGTCCATAAAGGTAAGCGTAGGTCAAGAGGTTAAAGAAGGTGATGTATTATTCACGGTGGAAGCTATGAAGATGGAAAACGAAGTACACTCTCCTGTGGACGGCGTAGTGGAAGAGATACTGGCTGTGCCCGGTGAAGTGGTTAACCCTGACGAGGTGGTGATCAAGATAAAACCCAAGATATGA
- the lnt gene encoding apolipoprotein N-acyltransferase produces MRDFFKGLLVGFCLYLPFSHMAVWYFSLLGLYILLKDINVRFWTISGFVFFLLSLKCATIAVTQYGGISWPLAYALVVPFVLFLTLFQFTLPVYLTKKSHVLLLPIFYLFAELIRSYHPYGGFPWLIVGTLTVYFPFLKHSLSLFNVYFQSFFLLMFLTLLARRRWMWMTLLLSVWVLSAFYGYTQLEKKMTSAKEILVALVQTAVPQQDKLRKDLFYQHTDSILDLLQQAVSKKPDLTVLPESALPFFFSEEDMMEPLYRMSYLSPILVGLVDIREGTKPYNSAYLLANGRLVDHYDKVKLMPIGEFLPEPFGFLKRLFPAISGIDYVPGDQIRPLRLGDIRIATPICFEIAHMSLVHKMADGAHLVAVLTNDGWFNNSDCSYQHLLWAKVRALELGKYVLWVNNSGDTGAIAPDGSIVKRLGYMHRGFIYVRVKLLANRP; encoded by the coding sequence ATGAGGGACTTTTTCAAGGGCCTTTTGGTGGGATTTTGCCTCTACCTCCCTTTTTCCCACATGGCTGTCTGGTACTTCTCCCTTCTGGGCCTTTACATACTTCTGAAAGATATTAATGTGCGTTTCTGGACCATATCAGGTTTTGTGTTCTTCCTTCTGTCCCTTAAGTGTGCCACCATAGCGGTAACCCAGTATGGAGGCATCAGCTGGCCTCTCGCTTACGCTCTTGTAGTACCTTTTGTACTTTTTCTCACCCTCTTTCAGTTTACCTTGCCGGTCTACTTGACAAAGAAGTCTCACGTGTTACTGCTACCTATCTTCTATCTTTTTGCTGAGTTGATAAGGTCTTACCATCCCTACGGTGGGTTCCCGTGGCTCATAGTGGGAACCCTCACGGTTTATTTTCCTTTCCTTAAACACAGTCTTTCTCTTTTTAACGTGTATTTTCAAAGCTTTTTTTTACTCATGTTTTTAACACTTCTGGCCAGGAGAAGATGGATGTGGATGACTCTCCTGCTCTCTGTGTGGGTGTTGTCAGCTTTCTATGGCTACACTCAATTAGAGAAGAAGATGACTTCAGCAAAAGAAATCCTGGTAGCCCTCGTGCAAACAGCTGTACCCCAGCAGGATAAACTCAGAAAAGATCTTTTTTACCAACACACCGACTCTATACTGGATCTGTTGCAGCAAGCAGTGAGCAAAAAACCTGATCTGACAGTATTACCGGAGTCTGCACTCCCCTTTTTCTTTTCAGAAGAGGACATGATGGAACCCCTTTACCGTATGAGTTACCTTTCTCCCATATTGGTAGGACTCGTGGACATAAGGGAGGGTACGAAACCCTATAACTCTGCCTATCTCTTAGCCAACGGCAGGCTTGTGGACCACTATGATAAGGTTAAGCTGATGCCTATAGGAGAGTTCTTGCCAGAGCCCTTCGGTTTTCTCAAGAGGCTATTTCCTGCCATATCAGGTATTGACTATGTGCCGGGTGACCAAATCAGACCCCTCCGTCTGGGAGACATAAGGATAGCCACACCCATATGTTTTGAGATAGCCCATATGAGTCTCGTGCATAAGATGGCTGACGGTGCTCACCTTGTGGCGGTACTTACCAACGATGGTTGGTTCAACAACTCAGATTGTTCTTATCAGCACCTACTATGGGCAAAGGTGAGGGCCCTAGAGCTGGGAAAGTATGTTCTCTGGGTCAACAACTCAGGAGATACAGGTGCTATCGCACCTGATGGCAGTATAGTGAAGAGATTGGGTTACATGCATAGAGGTTTTATCTACGTGCGTGTTAAACTGCTTGCAAACAGACCTTAA